AGTCCTTCTCTATTCAAGAATTGTTGACTATTTACCGTTTGGTAGAtgattttattgatttttatgtGGTACACTTTCTGAACTTCATTGTCTTgatgtttattttgaaaaaattggcgTGTGCTATTTTTTCTAGCCTAAGTGCGCCTCGCCTTGTGCTTTGTCCCTCGGTGCACCTCTCGCTCATAATAACTATGGTCACAAGTATTAGGTAAGTCAAGGCATTGTTAGCGGGAGTTGAACACAAGATCCCCGAGTTTATGGTTTGTCCCAGGAACGATCTTAAACTACTTGGCTACTCCGGTGGGTTAAGTGATGTTGATTTGAACTGAGTAATAAGAAACAAATGGAGAAAAGGTCGTGGGGTACTGTTTTAGATTAATCAGTTGCCTATTGAGTATTATCCCCTCTACCTTGAAGTTAAGACCGCAGTGCGCAATTTGTCTGCTCACTTATTTGGTAGATCAAGGAgtttttcttcatatttgttCTGCTTCGTATGGAAACTCATCAAGGGTGCTTGGTTGACAAGTGGCTATCATTCTTGGAGATGACTCTGTTAGCACCTTATATTGGTCTGAAAAAATGGTTGTGTGCCTGGTAGATGGCCTGCTTGATGCCAAGTTTCCTTCAACTTAATACTACATAGTCTTTGATTGTGAGCTTAAATGTGAAGTAGTACTTCCCAGTTTCCGCTTCTTTCATACCATCtcattccttcttcttttctctctctttcagaAGACACAAAACGTCCAGATAAGCCACCTCCAATTTTGACTATCCCTCCATTAAGTGAAAGGGGTAGAAGTGGGAAAATTCCGAGTCCAAGATCCGAGGATGAGATATTGTCGTCACCCCATTTGAAAGCCCTATTGTTTAGTGAGCTTAAGAATGCTACTAGAAACTTCCGCCCTGATGGTCTTCTTGGAGAAGGAGGGTTTGGATGTGTCTACAAAGGTTGGCTTGATGAGCAGGCTCTTACAGCGGCAAAGCCTGGATGTGGAATTGCAGTTGCTGTGAAGAAGCTTAAACCCCAAGGCTACCAGGGCCACAAGGAGTGGCTGGTGAGTTTCTCTCATAATCCACTTAACCCTGTTATATATTTTGCTTTACACACTTGCTCATATCTAGTTGGTTGCAGTCGGAAGTAGATCATCTTGGCCAGCTCCATCATCCGAATCTTGTAAAACTTATTGGCTACTGCTTGGAAGATGACAACCGGCTACTGGTATATGAGTTCATGGCCAGAGGGAGTTTGGAGAATCATCTATTTAAAAGTTAGtcattgttgtttttttttttgttttttgttttttttttaatattttcataGCTATTTCTTTAAAGAAAACTTTGATAGCCACCAGAGTAAATGCTCATAATCCAGTTTTCTGAGGCTAACTATAGGCTATATATACAGTTGCAAAGTAACTAATATCATGATCACTATTTCTGCGACTGTGCCTTAATTCAGGGAGTGCGCAACCTCTTCCATGGGAAACAAGGGTTAAGGTTGCCATAGATGCTGCTCGAGGGCTCTCTTTTCTTCACAACTCTGAATCACAAGTTATATATCGTGATCTTAAAGCTTCAAATATCCTGCTAGATTCAGTATGTGGAATGAAAAACAAATGCTCTCTTTTAGCCCCTATAGTCATTGCTCTTTGTATCTCTGCAGTCATTGTTGGGTTATGTTTCATTGAATGAGTGTTCCAGCTCTTATTATGATTCTTTGCTTAATGCAGGAATTTAATGCTAAACTTTCGGACTTTGGATTGGCAAAAGCTGGCCCCACTGGGGATCAGACTCACGTATCTACTCAAGTCATGGGTACTCATGGTTATGCCGCCCCTGAGTACGTTGCTACAGGTTATTTCTTTGACTCTTAAACTATGTTATGTTTGGTAGGACTGTTATTGTTGCTAGGTGTTGGTGGTCAAATGGTTGTGAAAGATTagatttctttgttcttgtttaaCATTTGATATGCAGTTGAATATTTTTATGCATCACAGAATAGGAACTAGGACACTATTCTAAATCCCTAACACATAGACCCATACAATCAGACTCGGGCGTTTGGTGGACAGAAATTTGCAACGCGAGTTAATACTTTTGACAAACATGATCGATGTTATTTGCAGAGGAAATTCTTAAGGTAGAAGGGCTTGAATGCCtgttgaacaaaaataaatatttaggACCATTACTAGTTACCTTTTATTATCGTCATATGTATGTCCTTAATATGCATGCCCTTCCAAAAGGAAAGCTCGTCTTTTGCTATTTAGTTCCATTACCCCGTTGTTGTTGGCAAGTTCTGTTACGTAGAGTCTTGTGGTTAAAAATGAGCTAGCCAGTCTGGTTAAAAGTTTAATCGAATTTCATGCAGAAATGATTGAATTGAGTAGTTACTTACCAtctaaaaagagagagagagagagtagttacTTACAATTATCTTTGCATATGACATAGTTGTTTTTTGTCTTGATTATAAGAGTTTGGATGCTCCCATATTTCTGTAGAGTTCCCAGCATTGTCTTGTCAAATAATTCACCATGAAACGAGAGTTCTTGTTCAAAACTATGTGGAAACACGAGATTAAAGTAACTGGttcaaaactatcaaattttgGTCATTGAAATCTATATTCTAATTGATTTTTCTGTCCACTTCTTCAAGACTTCAAACAAAAGATGCCACCTGGAGTTGATTCGAAACACCATGTGGTAAATAAATCCAGTAAGTTTATCCACGTCTCCAGTTTTACATACTCCTTGCCTGTGCAGTTGGGATCCCATTGCCTTGTTTCTTCTAGACAAAAGGAGATCCAAATCTTATTAGATATATTTCATCTGATATTGGCATTTACACTGTAAATCATTTTGTTGTCAGAGAAGATATTTTTTACATTAAGGAGGAGTTATGATTGCTGCACCATTCTTTGTTCTTGCAAGATTATACACTCTAGCGCTGGTATTTTGTAGCCATGGTAACCTATTTATTGTAATCagataaagtaaaaaattgtctCTGTTGCAAAAAACCAAGGTTATTACGAGCTGAAAAGGCTGTGGAAAATTTACGTTGTAGGAATAACCTCTGTCAGCTCTAGAAACTTGCTTTGTACCATCGCAACctctatatgtgtgtgtgtggatatATTGTGGTAGTCTGCTTATGCAAGTGCTTGAAAAATCTGTTAAATTACATAAGCATGTTACGATATCATGAAATCTAAGCACTATCTATGTGACAATATTAATCACAATCAAGGTTATTCCAAAGGTCAAAATTGATTTATGCCATCTGGATTCTGGACCATAAAATCAGGCATCATATCTGTGAGCATTTACTTGTAATAATGTACGGATGTAAAATAACTTAGCTCTAAGATCATCACAGCTCACCCATTATTCAGTCGTCATTGAACTCATTAACCATAGATTTTAGTGACTCTCCAATTTTATTTACCAGAATCCTGTTTGATTCCACATAATGTGCTATTATATAAACATCCACTAAGCTCTTTTATATTCACAACTACACTTATCCAAATGGTTTTTCCTGCTGGCAGGTCGGTTGACAGCAAAGTGCGATGTATATAGCTTTGGGGTGGTGTTGCTAGAGTTGCTTAGCGGGCGTCGTGCTGTTGATAAAGAAAAGGTTGATGTTGAGCAGAAGTTAGTGGACTGGGCGAAATCCCACTTGGATGACAAACGAAAGATATTCCGGCTTATGGACACCAAGTTGGGGGGTCAGTATCCTCGAAAAGGAGCTTTAATACTTGCAACACTGGGGATGAGCTGTGTAAACCTTGACTCCAGATCCCGGCCTCCAATGGATGAGGTTTTAAGAATTCTAGAGAAGATCCCATCTCTTAAATGTGTGTCCGTAGGTTCCCCTTGGGATAGACAAACGCTACCTAGTCCTGTTTCCAAATCACCAAGACAACTTGACCTTCCTTCACCGATTACCCCATACCCCCGTGAATCTCTGTTGCCATCCCCCATGATCCCCACAGGAACTATGATTATCGGGAGGTAGACTGTGAATCAGGTGCTAGAATCCTTTAGTTCTATGCAGCAAGTCTTTTTCTTAGTTTCTCAGGGTTAGAATACTTTTATCTTGCTTCGAACTTGAGTTGCATGGTCAAGTTGTTTGGTAACTTGTGGAAACGTCGAATCTGGCTGAGGAATGGAGGGCAATTGAAGTGTACATATGTGAATTGCCTTTTCATATGTCGGTATCGAGGCAAGTCTTGGGGAATGTGGATATAGACTCTTTTAACTTTATAAGGCAATGAGCATCAGAAATGTCACAGTTTCTTTCATCTGCTTTTCTTTCAGTACGAAATGGTTTCCTCACGGAAGCTTGTGACAGTGCGCTGTTATATGAGGTGCCTATGCTGTTTCAGAAGTGTATATTTCCCTACTAGCAGATATTAGTGTTAGTGCAAACCTGTGCCATCATTATGGTACAATAGTTTGATGGCAACCCAGCAAGCCTTGAGGTTTTAGATTCGAGAAACCTCTAAGGTGTTATCAAGGGAATAGACGGTGAAATTGATCTCTCAGAAATAAGTTGAAATGCGCATAAACTAGTCCGTATATCCGGGTGCTGTTAATAGACGGTAAAATTGGTCTCTTAGGAATTATTTTAAGGATGAATATATGGACCCGGTAATTGACAAAGGCCTGTCAAGGATGAGTGGAGGGCAATTGACTTCAAGTGTTAATGGACGGTAACTTGTGGAAACGCcgaaaatgaaatttactttCTGTTTGTTTAATTGTAGAGGGAACTTATTAAAGAAATTTGTTATTGAGATATTTGCAAAAGCTTGGGTTTTTATGAGATAAGCCTGAAGAAAAActaatcaaaaatcaaaattacagTCCTGGTTCTTACTGAATTTCTTGTGAACTACTATCGACTCCACATTTGGAAGGTTAGGTGCAAATtaaaggaggaaaaggaaggGTTTCATTAAGCAAATAGTAACTGCAAATCAACCAAATGTAGCAGACAACCGCGGTGTGTAACAGATTTTTGTGCTGGGATTACGATCCCATTGAGGGGGTGTTccaacttcaaaaaaagaaggttttggaaaaaggaaggtaatttcaagcccaaaaattatatgtttatacaaataatttttctaccaatatgaatcttgtttgatagatttcattgagatcttttatacggtgcaagaaaaatcaaaaaattattttcattttcattatatttgagtttgaaaattgaagaaaaaaaactttttaaaaatgaaggttagttggaacaccacctgaGTCCTATTTTGTTCACATCGTGATAGTTCATTGGTGCATAAAGAATGGTATCTACCAAAAAGGCTGCGACGGAGGGGATTTCCCTTAAATTTGTTTTGAGCCAAGCTTAGAACAAAAGAAATGAGTTTAGGTTAACTTTATCTTGTTTTCATAAcgaaatgattttaaaaaaattagaataaatttTATGCATCGACCTGAACACGAATATCGGGCTTTAGTctcgcaaaacaaaaaatcagtACCTCACTACATGACTTAAAGTACAACACCATTGACTTCTAAATGGAGTGCATGAAGTACTAATTGTTCCGTACAGGATTATTAaatgaaacttgaatttttttgctcTATTTGAAGTTACAAAATATACAAGATAAATTAGTATTTCATTGAGAAAATTTTACAATTAAGAATAGAAATCCAAATTCACCACTATTTATGATCTAAATATATTTGATATCCTTATAAGTAGCTAACTGAGAATTTAAAATTTCCCAAGGAAAACTATATGGGACCTCAACCgagtagagaaaaaaaattccttcttcttcttgtttttttttaggtttctaGATGGATTTATAAATTTTAGTgaccttttccttttctagagAATGGAAAgggtgagaaaaagaaaattatttaggggggtgtttggcaactccattttcccatttttgcaTTTCCATTCTctcattttgggtgtttggcaccCCATTATGAAAACTCATTCTGGGAGAATGGATTCATGGATTTTCATTTTAGAagcaaaaatccaaaatccggagcttttcatatttttgccttttcccattttctggtcaattaccaaaatacccacttCTCCTTCCTTTATTTATCAGTTTTGCCCCCCTCCTCTTATCCACTTGTTTCCTCTCCTGTTCACACCAGACGGCAAATCCACTTatttcccattttcttttcttttttttgcttcagTTCGTATGTACTGggcgtggtgtgtgtgtgtgtttttgctTTAGTTGGTACTTTAATTTGTTTGCTAATATTAAGGGTTTATGTTTGTTTTATTGTTCTTTATATTATGAGATATGTGTTTGGCGTTAAATTAAAGTGGTGGAATTTcttatttcaaatattacttGTAACATGGTCTTATTATTTAAATTCTaaaataccaaataaaaaatatcgaaTGTCTTCCTTACACCTCAcatatgaaaattaaaaaatggaaaatattaaatattataaaaaaatattttaacacaATAATGACGGCCAaaggcaaaaagaaaacaaaatttgtaCACCTTTTAAAACAATAATAAAGGCCAAGGGCaacttggtaaaaaatcaatccataattcatttacattattcatctaccaaacactatTACTGTTCCAAAATACATTATgcacatatcttccaaacactctTTCATTCTCCAAAAcacattctgaccataatccaaaaaactaaaaagtaagctcccaaacacccccttggTGCCTCAAGTGAACCGTTACGTGGTGTCTCAGGTTCTTTTTCAATAAACCATGCATTGATGTAAGACCCAAAACTAAGTGTATGAGTTTCACATCAATGTATAATAGAAGAGGGTCCTGGACATCACGTGGTGATATCAAGAGCGTTGAATAATACCTAAGAGAAGGAGCGTGGAAATTTGATTTTCTTCAAAGAGAAGAAAACATATAACTATTCTACACTCAGATTGTTGAATTCATATTGAAATAGACTGGACTTATAGCTTTCTTCGTAGGATTTCGGGTTGGTTTTGTGCAGTGAGCTACGCACCTCCGAGTCGTTAGATCGTGCATTCGACGGCTCAGATTTCATTttggcaaccaacgatcgagagctgtttattgccgagatgagatttaAGCTATCGGATGCATGATCcaacggctcggaggtgcgcagtaCGGTGATGCGCataccactgcacaacaccatctccCAAATTTTCTTCATAGTAAATGTTGCAATATTTGAAAATACAACACACGGGCCTTCCTATAAGGGCGTTCGCACTGTGTTAAAGTGCAGACATCtcctttcctgatcgaatttcgataatccaagccgttcaatgtgttcagaacgtgatttttagaGTATTGAAGgaaatcgggaaaaaaaattactggaaAGAGCTCCATCCAAGTAgttttttgaaccgtttaatgaAAACtactcgaatgaagcccttaccagtcttttttttttttgttgatttttctcaagaacccttaaaatcacgtattgatcacattgagcggctcaaatcatcgaaattcgatcgaaaatgaggaggtccgcattttgtTGAATGCGAACGCACTTATCGAAAGGGAACCGTACAACAACATATGCAAGATTTGGAGTCCTTTAACTCTACGGCtatattttctttgaaaaagagTAATGATACCTTTAACATAACACTATTAAACAAGCCGGTGATGATCTCACTTTCGAGAGAGTGTGAAGCTGGAtagaccttcttttttttttttttttatgtcagaAAGCCCCAAAACTTGCTATCTTTATGGAGTAGCAGACAATTACACTTTTCTttttcggtcttgctattgtcagcccactgggttaacgataaacacattaaaagacaaaaaaaaacgtatTTCTGTGCATTTTTTATATCCTTTACTACACATTTACACGCTtactatcgtcagcccattgggctgatttcagaattttccttttctttttctaaagaGACGTAAAGGATTAAATGAATAAAAATCATTAATATTCTATCCTCTTCCCCATTTATGTAAACTGGCGGTCGGGGACTCGCAATGAGATattttaaatgataaaaaaaaataaaaaattattttcataaatatattatttttaagtttaaaaattataaacaagtaattatttttaaaaaaccctTAGTATTGATTGGTTATTGCACTCCCATCTTCTAATTTGCTTGCATCTTTTTGGGCTTCTTAGAGTTCAAATATCTTCTCATGAGCAAGGGCCACATAAAATAGTGTCATGCCATTAATTTATTCCAATACATAACAGGTTTGTGTCTCCTTTTTTGTAAGCTCCATCACAAAAGTGATTTTCAACATTGTTCTAATCAAAATCCAAGTTTTATATCCAATTTTATTATAAGTGATTAACCTTAGTATGAAATAGTAAAATTACTAAAACTCAACTACTCATCGATCCCTAAAAAAAATACCCACTCCCGCTCCCCAAATATTTTCACTTGCACTTCTACTcagtaagtctattatttttaagtttaaaaattataaataaatatttattttttaacaacCTTTAGGAAGACAACCTTAATTCTACCGACAAGTAAAGATGATGGTCAAACGAACCGGCGTCGTCCTCTGTGAGAACCAATTagaatttgtttatttattttttgatcttaaCCAATTAGTAAGAAAGCAGTAAAAGTCTATGGATACAGATTTTGTGCATGGGGCCCACTAAGGGTTTGGCACAAATGATTCAAGCCGTTCActtaatgtaaaatattttttcaagcgctctcgcaaaaattcagctcaatccgatacttatagatgttcgatccaatcatctaactttttcatatcctgaaatctaaatgaaaaattagataattTGATTGAACACCTATAAATACTAAATTGAGCTGAATTTATGagagagcccttgaaaaaatattttacatttaatgatcggctcgaatcatttttgtgagacTCATAGAGTGCTCCAAAAaagatctgtgcacaaaatctgtaccaatttGCTATACCCATTACTGgtaagaaaagaacaaataCCTCCTCTTCTCAACGCGAGGAACAATAAGTGAAGCGTCAACGATCAGAGCAGAAAGGAGCTCCATCATAAGCCGATGCCCAGTGCCGTCAAATTTCAGGTTCGCTCTTAAGTATATCTCTTCCCTACTACAAATTACTTGTTATTGACATTCACATCCGTGGCATCCATACAATCTCTGTTCTAATTTTTGCCTTGTGTAGCTCTCTTTTCCTACATTAATCAATAACTTCGTACACTCCATGTTTAGGCCATTCAGTAGATTTTTTTGCTACCCATTGACTAATTTTATGATTGATCAAACCAATTTGTCTTTTTGGGACGTgggtcgatcctgtttatttGAGACTTGGGCTATATAGTTGTATCACTGTGTCATTTCATGGTCCTATTTGCCAAGTTGTAGGGTTTTAGGTCTGTTGGGCATTGCCTATATAAAAGAATGAAAATTGTGCTGGGTCATGCAGATTTTTGGGTAACTAGTTAAAACTTTTGGGATGGTGTTGGTGCTGGCCTTGGGGGATCTTCACATACCCCACAGGGCACCTGATCTGCCTCCTAAGTTCAAGTCAATGCTTGTTCCAGGGAAGATCCAACACATCATTTGTACTGGGAATCTATGTATCAAGGTGAACACTGCTTCTGCTTAATGGGTTTTTTGTCTTTTACTTTTTGTGTAGGTTCAGTTGAATTACTTGTTTTGGTTTGTCTGGTTTTTACTGACCTTTCCTTCTTCGGTTCTTTGTTACTTACTGGGTATCTTTGTAGATGGCCGGGTAATAGCGTCCCTCGTGCATCGCTAATTGCAAGTGGATAGTTGATTTTTAGTCACTAAACCATTTTAAAGTGTTCAAAGTCATTTTATTGTACTACTAGTTTATGCTCTCAATCTCTAAGTCTGGCAACTAACGTTTGTTTTGAAACGCTTGTCCGAATTCAACGACTTAACTTGGTCAGAGCATCCACACCAATGAATGCCATTTTTTCGTTGCCATTCTCATTTTTAGCCAATGAATAGTgtcattttgccaaaaaatgGAAAGGGTGCTACACCTATGCATGCCATTTTGCCTTTGCCATTCTCATTTCACactctctctcaatcaaaaaTGGTAACTTTGCCATATATtttgccaaatttgaaaaaatgttgAGTTTGAGGGCGTGGGGTGCTATTTGTCGTTTCTTTTGCCATTTTTGAGAAATGGCAACAAATTTTGCCAAATTTAGTAACCAATGTGGTTGCTCTTACCTAGGAAACTCCCAATCCTAGAAATGGCGATATTGATTGTGAGGTCAGTGGCTTTGACCAAAGGCTTCATTGCGGgcttttatcaaaaaataattgcatt
This DNA window, taken from Rhododendron vialii isolate Sample 1 chromosome 8a, ASM3025357v1, encodes the following:
- the LOC131297935 gene encoding probable serine/threonine-protein kinase PBL3 isoform X2, producing the protein MGNCLGSPQQVDSFVVDKANSEDTKRPDKPPPILTIPPLSERGRSGKIPSPRSEDEILSSPHLKALLFSELKNATRNFRPDGLLGEGGFGCVYKGWLDEQALTAAKPGCGIAVAVKKLKPQGYQGHKEWLSEVDHLGQLHHPNLVKLIGYCLEDDNRLLVYEFMARGSLENHLFKRSAQPLPWETRVKVAIDAARGLSFLHNSESQVIYRDLKASNILLDSEFNAKLSDFGLAKAGPTGDQTHVSTQVMGTHGYAAPEYVATDFKQKMPPGVDSKHHVVNKSSRLTAKCDVYSFGVVLLELLSGRRAVDKEKVDVEQKLVDWAKSHLDDKRKIFRLMDTKLGGQYPRKGALILATLGMSCVNLDSRSRPPMDEVLRILEKIPSLKCVSVGSPWDRQTLPSPVSKSPRQLDLPSPITPYPRESLLPSPMIPTGTMIIGR
- the LOC131297935 gene encoding probable serine/threonine-protein kinase PBL3 isoform X4; amino-acid sequence: MGNCLGSPQQVDSFVVDKANSEDTKRPDKPPPILTIPPLSERGRSGKIPSPRSEDEILSSPHLKALLFSELKNATRNFRPDGLLGEGGFGCVYKGWLDEQALTAAKPGCGIAVAVKKLKPQGYQGHKEWLSEVDHLGQLHHPNLVKLIGYCLEDDNRLLVYEFMARGSLENHLFKRSAQPLPWETRVKVAIDAARGLSFLHNSESQVIYRDLKASNILLDSEFNAKLSDFGLAKAGPTGDQTHVSTQVMGTHGYAAPEYVATGRLTAKCDVYSFGVVLLELLSGRRAVDKEKVDVEQKLVDWAKSHLDDKRKIFRLMDTKLGGQYPRKGALILATLGMSCVNLDSRSRPPMDEVLRILEKIPSLKCVSVGSPWDRQTLPSPVSKSPRQLDLPSPITPYPRESLLPSPMIPTGTMIIGR
- the LOC131297935 gene encoding probable serine/threonine-protein kinase PBL3 isoform X1, with amino-acid sequence MKKYRSGSPRRRVAKETKALFKIMSYQGSMEDTKRPDKPPPILTIPPLSERGRSGKIPSPRSEDEILSSPHLKALLFSELKNATRNFRPDGLLGEGGFGCVYKGWLDEQALTAAKPGCGIAVAVKKLKPQGYQGHKEWLSEVDHLGQLHHPNLVKLIGYCLEDDNRLLVYEFMARGSLENHLFKRSAQPLPWETRVKVAIDAARGLSFLHNSESQVIYRDLKASNILLDSEFNAKLSDFGLAKAGPTGDQTHVSTQVMGTHGYAAPEYVATDFKQKMPPGVDSKHHVVNKSSRLTAKCDVYSFGVVLLELLSGRRAVDKEKVDVEQKLVDWAKSHLDDKRKIFRLMDTKLGGQYPRKGALILATLGMSCVNLDSRSRPPMDEVLRILEKIPSLKCVSVGSPWDRQTLPSPVSKSPRQLDLPSPITPYPRESLLPSPMIPTGTMIIGR
- the LOC131297935 gene encoding probable serine/threonine-protein kinase PBL18 isoform X3 yields the protein MKKYRSGSPRRRVAKETKALFKIMSYQGSMEDTKRPDKPPPILTIPPLSERGRSGKIPSPRSEDEILSSPHLKALLFSELKNATRNFRPDGLLGEGGFGCVYKGWLDEQALTAAKPGCGIAVAVKKLKPQGYQGHKEWLSEVDHLGQLHHPNLVKLIGYCLEDDNRLLVYEFMARGSLENHLFKRSAQPLPWETRVKVAIDAARGLSFLHNSESQVIYRDLKASNILLDSEFNAKLSDFGLAKAGPTGDQTHVSTQVMGTHGYAAPEYVATGRLTAKCDVYSFGVVLLELLSGRRAVDKEKVDVEQKLVDWAKSHLDDKRKIFRLMDTKLGGQYPRKGALILATLGMSCVNLDSRSRPPMDEVLRILEKIPSLKCVSVGSPWDRQTLPSPVSKSPRQLDLPSPITPYPRESLLPSPMIPTGTMIIGR